In one Nitrososphaera viennensis EN76 genomic region, the following are encoded:
- a CDS encoding response regulator, with the protein MVTDKYANIMAKAARQLPQSSIRQLSPEDIVKTALRTNIAKGAFNVNSPTTGITSNIHVQYNAMDIIMYPLENDLTLIAIGIIDPGAIPDIYSSVGRHFPTKLKKAIIVDDEEDIRSSIREVLKKRGFDVETAESGPACVKAIENAKRNGTEYGMAVMDIRMPGMDGFEVYKNIHPISPNTKVIFITAFEYTQEEIAKKVQNDSIKVLRKPFTRADLLQLITDETNPTPKE; encoded by the coding sequence ATGGTCACGGACAAGTATGCCAACATCATGGCCAAGGCCGCACGCCAGCTGCCGCAGAGTTCCATCCGCCAGCTCTCGCCTGAGGACATCGTCAAGACGGCGCTCCGCACAAACATTGCCAAGGGCGCCTTTAACGTCAACAGCCCCACGACCGGGATAACGTCAAACATCCACGTCCAGTACAACGCGATGGACATCATCATGTACCCGCTGGAAAACGACCTCACGCTGATTGCAATCGGCATCATCGACCCCGGCGCAATCCCCGACATCTACTCGTCGGTTGGAAGGCATTTTCCGACGAAACTGAAAAAGGCGATAATCGTCGACGACGAGGAGGACATACGCAGCTCCATACGGGAGGTGCTCAAAAAGCGCGGGTTTGACGTCGAGACCGCGGAAAGCGGGCCGGCGTGCGTCAAGGCCATAGAGAACGCCAAGCGCAACGGCACCGAGTACGGCATGGCAGTGATGGACATCAGGATGCCCGGCATGGACGGCTTTGAAGTCTACAAGAACATCCACCCGATATCGCCCAACACCAAGGTGATATTCATCACCGCGTTCGAGTACACGCAGGAAGAGATAGCCAAAAAGGTGCAGAACGACAGCATCAAGGTTCTGAGAAAGCCGTTTACCAGGGCCGACCTCCTGCAGCTCATCACCGACGAGACAAACCCGACTCCAAAAGAATAG
- a CDS encoding cytochrome c oxidase subunit I, with protein MVLEVKNPRPLWEILFSTHHTDIGLLYVIFSITSLMIGGALAMGIRTELFLPGQQIFPDSTTFHRFFTVHGTTMLFLWVIPFAAGMGNYLVPLMVRYKDMAWPKLNAVAFWIIPVGAALVWLGFSDTGWTAYPPYSTIRAPGPATDMWIFGLKMLGISSILGSINFVVTILKMKHPDLPLMKTSLFVWATLVTSIMILVAIPTFAAALIMLYTDRLGVTGFFDPTRGGDPIAYQHLFWFTFHPEVYIFLIPAVGMIYEIVPRFSRKPIFSYQSGVTAFVLLSIVSFASWGHHMFSTGESFTEKTVFMVGTLAAVPASAMHVFNWIATMWGGRISFKAPITFSVGGTVLFFLAGAGGVVNTAMPLDFLTHDSYWVVGHFHLFLMGLVTFAFVGFMYYLFPLITGRMYNEKAAMVQFWLMFIGVSLIFIPQHVAGLYGQPRRVFDYVPTEPLILLNQLSTIGAWITGSAMVLFTANMIKSSISGRPSDTKDPFQLGETYYDYRIKEPHIQ; from the coding sequence ATGGTTCTGGAAGTGAAAAATCCTCGCCCCTTGTGGGAAATCCTCTTCTCCACTCATCACACTGACATAGGGCTTCTTTACGTAATTTTCTCCATCACCTCACTGATGATTGGGGGCGCGCTTGCGATGGGCATAAGGACCGAGCTGTTCCTGCCAGGGCAGCAGATTTTCCCGGACTCTACCACCTTCCACAGGTTCTTTACTGTGCACGGAACGACCATGCTCTTTCTGTGGGTGATACCCTTTGCGGCAGGCATGGGAAATTACCTCGTGCCGCTCATGGTTAGGTACAAAGACATGGCCTGGCCCAAGCTCAACGCGGTGGCGTTCTGGATAATACCGGTAGGAGCGGCGCTGGTGTGGCTTGGGTTTTCAGACACGGGGTGGACCGCTTACCCGCCCTACTCTACAATCCGCGCGCCGGGGCCGGCGACAGACATGTGGATCTTTGGGCTAAAGATGCTTGGAATTTCGTCAATCCTCGGCTCGATAAACTTTGTAGTCACGATACTAAAGATGAAGCACCCGGACCTGCCGCTGATGAAGACTTCGCTCTTTGTGTGGGCAACACTGGTCACGTCCATCATGATACTCGTAGCCATACCCACCTTTGCGGCTGCTCTCATCATGCTGTACACGGACCGGCTCGGGGTAACGGGATTCTTTGACCCGACAAGGGGCGGAGACCCGATAGCGTACCAGCACCTGTTCTGGTTCACGTTCCACCCGGAGGTGTACATCTTTTTGATACCTGCTGTCGGCATGATATACGAGATAGTGCCCAGGTTTTCAAGAAAGCCGATATTCAGCTACCAGTCAGGGGTCACGGCGTTTGTCCTGCTGTCAATAGTCAGCTTTGCCTCATGGGGCCACCACATGTTTTCAACGGGAGAGAGCTTTACCGAGAAAACCGTCTTTATGGTCGGAACGCTTGCGGCGGTCCCTGCGTCTGCCATGCACGTGTTTAACTGGATTGCGACGATGTGGGGCGGAAGGATAAGTTTCAAGGCCCCGATCACCTTTTCGGTCGGCGGCACAGTGCTGTTCTTCCTGGCAGGGGCAGGGGGCGTCGTCAATACCGCCATGCCGCTTGACTTTCTCACGCACGACAGCTACTGGGTCGTAGGGCACTTCCACCTCTTCCTGATGGGGCTGGTGACCTTTGCCTTCGTCGGGTTCATGTACTACCTGTTCCCGCTGATAACCGGCAGGATGTATAACGAAAAAGCGGCGATGGTCCAGTTCTGGCTCATGTTCATCGGCGTTTCACTCATCTTCATACCGCAGCACGTTGCCGGCCTGTACGGGCAGCCAAGGCGCGTGTTTGACTACGTGCCCACAGAGCCGCTGATACTGCTGAACCAGCTCTCGACCATAGGCGCCTGGATAACAGGCTCTGCGATGGTGCTGTTTACTGCAAACATGATAAAAAGCTCCATTTCCGGCAGGCCTTCAGACACTAAAGACCCGTTCCAGCTCGGAGAGACGTATTACGACTATAGGATAAAAGAGCCGCATATCCAGTAG
- a CDS encoding flavin reductase family protein, whose translation MMPDVIQDNAYRYFATTVALVTTDGKWGQNVMAAEWAMQVSYEPMLLAIFVHDSPTLWNIKEAGAFGVNIAADDQAELVNIAGGYSGTEIAKLAIPGTFQTYAGKSVPLIKGCALACECRVVSVQEMGDHVMVVGEAVSATFDEKKSPLIYTRGNYRKIGSKLASGRKTVRLSPKAFAEFKRMSGGQFVLKAAAAVVRDDGKKKKKKTLFVRIGNSWMLPAAVPERGTDYKKALSVHLASMGVQAEIGEILGIERVMLKSAGKQALRANFVVFSCTARAKEGEEKEEEEGWFLRPPRNLLLKSLLLFQQT comes from the coding sequence ATGATGCCTGACGTGATACAGGATAACGCGTATCGCTACTTTGCCACCACCGTCGCCCTCGTGACCACTGATGGCAAGTGGGGACAGAACGTGATGGCGGCCGAGTGGGCCATGCAGGTCTCGTACGAGCCGATGCTCCTTGCGATCTTTGTCCACGACTCGCCGACCCTGTGGAACATAAAGGAGGCCGGCGCGTTCGGGGTCAATATTGCCGCAGACGACCAGGCCGAGCTTGTCAACATCGCCGGCGGCTACTCCGGCACGGAAATTGCCAAGCTCGCAATACCCGGGACCTTTCAGACGTACGCTGGCAAGAGCGTCCCTCTGATAAAGGGGTGCGCGCTGGCGTGCGAGTGCAGGGTCGTGTCCGTGCAGGAAATGGGCGACCACGTTATGGTCGTCGGAGAAGCCGTGTCTGCAACATTTGACGAAAAGAAATCCCCTTTGATATACACGCGTGGCAACTACCGCAAGATTGGGAGCAAGCTTGCGTCTGGCAGGAAAACAGTGCGCCTGTCGCCAAAGGCGTTTGCCGAGTTCAAGCGCATGTCCGGCGGGCAGTTCGTGCTAAAGGCGGCGGCAGCCGTTGTCAGAGACGATGGCAAAAAGAAGAAGAAAAAGACATTGTTTGTGAGGATTGGAAACTCGTGGATGCTGCCTGCAGCCGTGCCTGAACGGGGCACAGACTACAAAAAGGCGCTTTCTGTGCACCTTGCGTCGATGGGCGTGCAGGCGGAAATCGGGGAGATCCTCGGGATTGAGCGCGTGATGCTAAAGTCTGCCGGTAAGCAGGCGCTGCGGGCAAACTTTGTCGTGTTTTCCTGCACTGCTCGCGCAAAAGAGGGGGAGGAAAAGGAAGAAGAGGAGGGATGGTTCCTGCGCCCTCCGCGGAACCTGCTGCTAAAGAGCCTGTTGCTATTTCAGCAGACCTGA
- a CDS encoding FAD-dependent thymidylate synthase, with translation MAAVDQGAFLDSFTDEEKAVLAGHFSNTDRAVFAVTTPRQVDRGALMSRYSRTDKSMRRVFLDEFAKNPNRGEEFYRKVLLEYGDDSVAELGEAQVALEGISNIAAKKIEDRRIGLSYLEKSSRYVPFDQKVAGGMYRYLREGRIMSSRHADRYIAACDLAFDTYSKSLPAMTKFLEEQEPIDKFSFFDSSLQKERQFGSLKEQKDIDAARRIYRVTIRAKALDLLRGLLPASTLTNVGITGNGRAFEYLLTIMHGSHLAELRLLGEQLFSELNGVIPSFVRRANDKYGQAMQAYFAKTEGAVRDLAKKHLSGIGPEPSPERVRLLEPEDNFAAEVKVASAVLYEQADGRPLEKVMRYVKSMPSQDRHGIIRAYTQFRENRRQRPGRAFEMVDCVFELFTNFGMFRDLHRHRVLTLERQLLSTRHGYDMPGEIKGAGLDREFQECMSASKDAYEAIAKEMPEEAQYVVNFAYRYPYFMKMNLREACHMIELRTVPQGHPDYRQVCQEMYRQLQKAHPVLAEGIKFADMNSYQLERFDAEKRAEKKRRESERQ, from the coding sequence ATGGCAGCAGTGGACCAGGGCGCCTTTTTGGATTCTTTTACCGATGAAGAGAAAGCCGTGCTTGCGGGCCACTTTTCAAATACCGACAGGGCGGTGTTTGCGGTAACCACTCCAAGGCAGGTGGACAGGGGCGCGCTGATGTCGCGGTATTCCCGGACAGACAAGAGCATGCGCCGGGTCTTTCTCGACGAGTTTGCCAAGAACCCAAACCGGGGAGAAGAGTTTTACCGCAAGGTTTTGCTCGAATACGGCGACGACTCGGTCGCCGAGCTTGGCGAGGCGCAGGTTGCCCTTGAAGGCATATCAAACATTGCCGCAAAAAAGATAGAGGACCGCAGGATCGGGCTTTCGTACCTGGAAAAGTCGTCTCGCTACGTCCCGTTCGACCAAAAGGTCGCCGGCGGCATGTACCGCTATCTGCGGGAGGGGCGCATAATGTCGTCAAGGCACGCCGACCGCTATATTGCGGCATGCGACCTTGCATTTGATACTTATAGCAAGAGCCTGCCTGCCATGACAAAATTCCTGGAAGAGCAGGAGCCGATAGACAAGTTTTCTTTCTTCGATTCTTCCTTGCAAAAGGAAAGGCAGTTTGGCAGCCTGAAGGAGCAAAAAGACATCGACGCCGCGCGGCGCATATACCGCGTCACGATAAGGGCCAAGGCGCTTGACCTCCTGCGCGGCCTCCTCCCTGCCTCCACGCTGACAAACGTCGGCATAACCGGCAACGGCAGGGCGTTTGAATACCTGCTCACGATAATGCACGGCTCCCACCTTGCAGAGCTGCGCCTGCTTGGCGAGCAGCTGTTCTCCGAACTGAACGGAGTGATACCGTCGTTTGTCCGGCGCGCAAACGACAAGTACGGCCAGGCCATGCAGGCATATTTTGCAAAGACGGAGGGCGCGGTGCGGGACCTTGCAAAAAAGCACCTGTCCGGGATAGGCCCGGAGCCAAGCCCTGAAAGAGTCAGGCTGCTTGAGCCGGAGGACAACTTTGCCGCAGAAGTCAAGGTGGCGTCAGCCGTCCTGTACGAGCAGGCTGACGGCAGGCCCCTTGAAAAGGTGATGAGGTACGTCAAGTCCATGCCGTCGCAGGACCGGCACGGCATAATCCGCGCCTACACGCAGTTCCGTGAAAACCGCAGGCAGAGGCCGGGCAGGGCCTTTGAGATGGTCGACTGTGTGTTTGAATTATTCACCAACTTTGGCATGTTCCGCGACCTGCACCGCCACCGCGTGCTCACGCTTGAGCGGCAACTGCTGTCGACAAGGCACGGCTATGACATGCCCGGGGAAATAAAAGGCGCCGGCCTTGACAGGGAGTTTCAAGAGTGCATGTCCGCGTCAAAAGATGCCTATGAGGCGATTGCAAAAGAGATGCCCGAAGAGGCGCAGTACGTCGTCAATTTCGCGTACCGCTATCCGTATTTCATGAAGATGAACCTGCGCGAGGCCTGCCACATGATCGAGCTGCGCACCGTGCCGCAGGGCCACCCTGACTATCGGCAGGTCTGCCAAGAGATGTACCGGCAGCTGCAAAAAGCCCATCCAGTCCTTGCAGAAGGGATCAAGTTTGCCGACATGAACTCTTACCAATTGGAACGCTTTGATGCCGAAAAGCGCGCCGAGAAAAAGAGGCGGGAATCTGAAAGGCAATGA
- a CDS encoding aspartate aminotransferase family protein — MNDYYGNYIRRYEAKTGKSRRLYSRSEKLFPGGISHNIRYFEPYPFFVNAARGKSLSDVDGNRYTDYWMGHWALILGHSPAPVASALARQVKNGTLYGVVNDVSVELAEAIQKLMPRAEMMRFSSTGSEATMYAVRLARAKTGRRVIAKAIGGWHGFNTTLMQTVNFPFEAEEGPGLVQDEGQYVESVPFNDLEASLKVLETIKDDLACVIIEPVLGGAGCVPPAKGYLEGLQEFCKKNGALFILDEIVTGFRLSLHGAQGTYGLEPDLFTLGKICGGGMPIGVVCGDKDIMSLADPVSIREKEARCAIGGGTFSANPATMVAGLATLDFLRKNERKVYGKVDRLGEMARKGLAKIFADAGIPCRVTGINSIFLTHFVKEGTKDVENATDVATSDRGKLVKYHMALMAEHGVFFLPTKMGAMSYAHDEADVKKLLSATEKIASSGLLK, encoded by the coding sequence ATGAACGACTATTACGGCAATTACATAAGGCGCTACGAGGCAAAGACAGGCAAATCAAGGCGCCTTTATTCGAGGTCAGAAAAGCTGTTCCCGGGAGGCATCAGCCACAACATCCGCTATTTCGAGCCGTACCCATTCTTTGTGAACGCGGCAAGGGGCAAGAGCCTCTCCGACGTCGACGGCAACAGGTACACCGACTACTGGATGGGCCACTGGGCCCTCATACTCGGCCACTCGCCGGCGCCCGTCGCCTCTGCGCTTGCAAGGCAGGTGAAAAACGGCACCCTGTACGGCGTCGTAAACGACGTGTCCGTAGAACTGGCAGAGGCCATCCAGAAGCTGATGCCAAGGGCAGAGATGATGCGCTTTAGCAGCACCGGCTCGGAAGCCACGATGTACGCAGTCAGGCTCGCAAGGGCAAAGACTGGAAGGCGCGTAATTGCAAAGGCGATAGGCGGATGGCACGGCTTTAACACCACCCTGATGCAGACTGTCAACTTTCCGTTCGAGGCGGAGGAGGGCCCCGGGCTTGTGCAGGATGAGGGCCAGTACGTCGAGTCCGTGCCGTTCAACGATCTCGAAGCGTCGCTCAAGGTGCTGGAGACGATAAAAGATGACCTTGCGTGCGTCATAATAGAGCCGGTGCTTGGAGGCGCAGGTTGCGTACCGCCGGCAAAAGGCTATCTGGAAGGGTTGCAGGAATTCTGCAAGAAAAACGGCGCCCTTTTCATACTTGACGAAATAGTGACGGGATTCAGGCTATCGCTGCACGGCGCCCAGGGCACCTACGGGCTTGAGCCGGACCTGTTCACGCTCGGCAAGATCTGCGGAGGCGGCATGCCAATTGGAGTGGTGTGCGGAGACAAGGACATCATGTCGCTTGCCGACCCTGTTTCAATAAGGGAAAAGGAGGCCCGCTGCGCCATCGGCGGTGGGACGTTCTCGGCAAACCCGGCCACGATGGTGGCTGGGCTTGCCACGCTTGATTTCCTGAGGAAAAACGAGCGCAAGGTCTACGGCAAGGTAGACAGGCTGGGCGAGATGGCAAGAAAGGGTCTTGCCAAGATATTTGCAGACGCAGGCATCCCGTGCAGGGTCACAGGCATAAACTCGATCTTTTTGACGCACTTTGTCAAGGAGGGGACGAAGGACGTGGAAAACGCAACGGACGTCGCGACGTCCGACAGGGGCAAGCTGGTGAAATACCATATGGCCCTCATGGCCGAGCACGGCGTGTTCTTTTTGCCGACCAAGATGGGAGCCATGTCGTACGCGCACGACGAGGCAGACGTAAAGAAGCTCTTGTCGGCGACAGAGAAAATCGCCAGCTCAGGTCTGCTGAAATAG
- a CDS encoding phospholipase D-like domain-containing protein, protein MEPQQVFDLVRRSNGKTLSQLLTSVIPADRSLVELQLMMLARDGVIELNRKGGDDYSVKVKNLPRVGSVIEKRKVAPILDHRADIVATLPTSLHRGSKELGQGVATTDKVFRSLLRGANRYVKLCLPFPEEAVASYFADEITNLARSGIPMRIITREVFTEKNGTSYGNLVKALMRVYDIYRSCGDERKIEIRDFHIGLKSRGFNMLHYESVHAKIVLADGVQCYLGSGEWRINSLYNNFELGVVLTGGIVSRVESLYDLVWQHAKPIKYEFLSNMHRKSGNTSQG, encoded by the coding sequence ATGGAACCTCAACAGGTATTCGATCTGGTCCGCAGGTCAAACGGCAAGACCCTCAGCCAACTCCTTACATCGGTCATACCCGCTGATAGAAGCTTAGTGGAGCTGCAGCTTATGATGCTCGCGAGGGACGGGGTGATCGAGCTCAATAGGAAAGGAGGCGACGACTATTCAGTCAAGGTGAAAAATTTGCCTCGTGTGGGTAGTGTTATTGAAAAAAGAAAGGTCGCACCGATACTGGATCACAGGGCGGATATTGTGGCTACGTTGCCTACATCATTACACAGGGGATCCAAAGAGCTTGGTCAAGGCGTAGCCACAACAGATAAAGTTTTCAGATCTCTGCTACGAGGTGCAAACAGGTATGTCAAGCTCTGTCTCCCATTCCCCGAAGAGGCTGTAGCTTCGTACTTTGCGGACGAAATAACAAATCTAGCTAGGTCAGGAATACCAATGAGGATCATAACAAGGGAAGTATTTACAGAGAAGAATGGGACATCGTATGGTAACCTAGTAAAGGCATTGATGAGAGTATATGATATTTACAGGAGCTGCGGGGACGAGAGAAAGATCGAGATTCGAGACTTCCACATCGGTCTGAAGAGCAGAGGGTTCAACATGCTGCATTATGAATCCGTCCACGCGAAAATAGTCTTGGCGGATGGCGTACAGTGCTACCTAGGTTCGGGAGAATGGCGCATCAATTCACTGTATAACAATTTCGAATTAGGTGTGGTACTGACTGGCGGGATAGTGAGCAGAGTCGAATCACTATATGATCTGGTATGGCAGCACGCCAAGCCCATAAAATACGAATTCTTAAGTAATATGCATAGGAAATCTGGGAATACTAGTCAGGGTTGA
- a CDS encoding CdvA-like protein — protein sequence MSEEKLAFVGKQVKDIYGTFIGKVVGIITEIDGEIESVGVDCGSAGIKQLPYEQLVVQGDFVFFIPKWRLEAQKLIRQKSLTLKRMKALHEIVAENDGMKEDAELVSIKYEKKLGEINEAEKAVSDKLTARLAELDAEAKQVKAVLFDAKLQFRSNEMKEETYQQVKINTDELVEHINNERTEIGNVRAKLSGLTLESITADAATITTTEAPVDSTPSTTESAPQPAASQAEPVTANTAPAEEKPITVTASDNNSNSNNNEGHDAAWLNQVIQQ from the coding sequence ATGAGCGAAGAAAAGCTCGCATTCGTAGGCAAGCAAGTCAAGGACATCTATGGGACATTCATCGGAAAGGTAGTTGGCATAATCACGGAAATCGACGGCGAGATCGAAAGCGTCGGCGTGGACTGCGGCTCTGCAGGCATCAAGCAGCTCCCGTACGAGCAGCTGGTGGTCCAGGGCGATTTCGTATTCTTTATTCCAAAGTGGAGGCTTGAAGCGCAGAAACTTATCAGGCAAAAGTCGCTCACGCTCAAGAGGATGAAGGCGCTCCACGAGATCGTGGCCGAGAACGACGGCATGAAGGAGGATGCAGAGCTTGTGTCGATAAAATACGAGAAAAAGCTGGGCGAGATTAACGAGGCAGAGAAGGCGGTCAGCGACAAGCTGACGGCGCGCCTCGCAGAGCTTGACGCTGAGGCCAAGCAGGTCAAGGCAGTGCTCTTTGACGCCAAGCTCCAGTTCAGGAGCAACGAGATGAAGGAAGAGACGTACCAGCAGGTCAAGATTAACACCGACGAGCTGGTCGAGCACATCAACAACGAAAGGACCGAGATCGGAAACGTGAGGGCCAAGCTGTCAGGGCTGACACTTGAAAGCATCACAGCCGATGCAGCGACAATCACGACAACAGAAGCCCCGGTAGACTCGACACCTTCCACAACCGAGTCGGCCCCACAACCAGCGGCCTCCCAAGCAGAGCCAGTAACAGCTAATACTGCGCCTGCAGAGGAAAAGCCAATAACGGTCACTGCAAGCGACAACAACAGCAACAGCAACAACAATGAAGGCCACGACGCGGCCTGGCTGAACCAGGTAATCCAGCAGTAA
- a CDS encoding DUF1998 domain-containing protein: MAIEETTKNYLRLTDWQAVTKRFPSSTFDSEQKSFRVMAFIGRTYENEQIQRNLANIISRIESRNSGISIQRRSSMTGQPSGPTRTNVLEELAEELGIDTAGGEDSSSTLVQKLPSLVLPQQVKLILPDEAKIMLYPRGLRCSTCSYYILQVDMGKHTTLQCPGCGKDKLRQISNLFFCKKCGNQHEITPPFTEPERDGPRFRCTKDGCACAGTGHLKLKLERPLSRSKWICDKTGNEVSRVIYSCPSCARWTGVRDPAHMKLVSTTESYMKPMTFSTVYVSGNLEFSLENAVPTWTLNEAPSDVGQTIREYGIRDVHLIDDIESFTVVYGYAPYGDEVQPKTFKYRNPDTRTFEYHAYTTMSKGKAILVLLDKGRVCRVVLEDLAKEGADEYTRNMAKEYLKTVNEDPAAAYTWLAGLTRNVMTAHTATPAANTSLFKLLHSVEHALTHHASLRTGLDESTFVGKVLVDDCAVLIYERAQVEAGGVEYLARHLLAPWISGAVRHVRDCRYECAEGCVKCLYIQDPMCHPLLPREIPDTYLLPNALLSRKLLVDFWGLVGIATVVEKKVTDFDVPSDTDGEEED, encoded by the coding sequence ATGGCCATAGAAGAGACTACAAAGAATTACCTGCGCCTAACTGACTGGCAGGCTGTCACCAAGAGGTTCCCATCTTCAACGTTCGACTCAGAACAGAAGTCCTTCAGGGTAATGGCCTTCATAGGTCGCACATACGAAAACGAACAGATACAACGTAACCTAGCAAACATAATTTCGCGCATAGAATCGAGGAACTCTGGCATAAGCATACAACGGAGGTCGAGTATGACCGGGCAACCTAGCGGGCCAACTAGAACTAATGTACTAGAAGAGCTTGCAGAGGAGCTAGGAATAGACACTGCCGGCGGCGAAGATAGCAGTAGTACCTTAGTCCAGAAACTACCCTCACTTGTATTGCCGCAACAGGTGAAACTGATATTACCTGACGAGGCAAAGATAATGCTCTATCCACGCGGACTTAGGTGTTCTACGTGTAGTTACTACATCCTTCAGGTGGATATGGGCAAACACACAACTCTCCAGTGCCCCGGCTGCGGAAAGGACAAACTAAGACAGATCTCTAACCTGTTCTTTTGCAAGAAATGTGGTAATCAACACGAGATCACGCCGCCATTTACAGAGCCCGAAAGGGACGGACCACGTTTTCGTTGCACCAAGGATGGCTGCGCCTGCGCTGGCACAGGCCACCTGAAGTTAAAGCTTGAGAGACCCCTTTCAAGATCCAAGTGGATATGCGACAAGACAGGCAACGAAGTTAGCCGCGTGATTTACTCTTGTCCCTCCTGTGCACGCTGGACGGGAGTGAGAGATCCTGCCCATATGAAGCTGGTGTCTACGACGGAGTCGTACATGAAGCCAATGACGTTTAGTACGGTATACGTGTCGGGCAACCTGGAGTTCAGTCTTGAGAATGCAGTCCCTACATGGACGCTGAATGAAGCACCATCGGATGTCGGACAGACAATAAGGGAGTACGGAATCAGAGACGTACATCTGATAGATGACATAGAGTCCTTTACAGTAGTATATGGCTACGCACCGTACGGTGATGAAGTACAACCAAAGACGTTCAAGTACAGGAACCCAGACACTAGGACATTCGAGTACCACGCATACACCACTATGAGCAAGGGCAAAGCGATCCTGGTACTATTGGACAAAGGAAGGGTTTGCAGGGTAGTACTGGAAGACTTGGCAAAGGAAGGAGCTGACGAATACACGCGTAATATGGCCAAAGAATACCTGAAGACAGTAAATGAAGACCCGGCAGCAGCTTACACTTGGCTAGCCGGGCTGACAAGAAATGTCATGACCGCCCATACCGCAACTCCAGCAGCAAACACATCCTTGTTTAAACTACTACATTCCGTCGAACATGCCCTCACCCATCATGCTTCGCTCAGAACCGGGCTGGACGAATCGACATTTGTAGGCAAGGTGCTCGTGGACGACTGTGCTGTGCTCATTTACGAGCGGGCTCAAGTCGAGGCAGGCGGTGTAGAGTACCTAGCACGCCACCTGCTCGCCCCGTGGATAAGTGGAGCTGTAAGGCATGTCCGGGACTGCAGGTACGAGTGTGCCGAGGGCTGCGTCAAATGCCTGTATATCCAAGACCCTATGTGCCATCCGCTGCTACCGCGTGAAATTCCAGACACTTATTTGTTGCCTAACGCCCTGCTCAGTAGGAAACTGCTAGTGGACTTCTGGGGCCTTGTAGGTATCGCAACAGTAGTGGAAAAAAAGGTTACAGATTTCGATGTCCCGAGTGACACCGACGGGGAAGAGGAGGATTAA